The following proteins are co-located in the Vicinamibacterales bacterium genome:
- a CDS encoding exosortase/archaeosortase family protein has product MLKPRVALAASAAALAFLALFFDVGRKLVADWSTDDNYSHGFLVVPVALYFVWERRSRLVRAERAPSLLGLVVMIGSLLVLAAGTLGSELFLTRIAILGMLVGVVLFVLGWTHLRLLAFPLAFLLLMIPLPALLFNQIALPLQLLASQVGEAGLRAYGVPVLREGNVMLLANTTLEVAEACSGIRSLISLLTLGIVYGYFMDSRPWVRWLLALATVPIAVFTNGLRVAGTGIAAHTFGPAAAEGFLHTFSGWLVFVSALALLFGLREVVIRLTPDRDLPDPIVRSVEAS; this is encoded by the coding sequence GTGCTGAAGCCCCGAGTGGCGCTCGCGGCCTCGGCGGCGGCGTTGGCGTTCCTCGCCCTCTTCTTCGACGTCGGCCGGAAGCTCGTCGCCGACTGGTCGACCGACGACAACTACTCCCACGGGTTCCTCGTCGTGCCGGTGGCGCTGTACTTCGTCTGGGAGCGCCGGAGCCGCCTGGTCCGCGCGGAGCGGGCGCCCAGCCTGCTGGGGCTCGTCGTGATGATCGGCAGCCTGCTGGTGCTGGCGGCCGGCACTCTCGGGTCCGAGCTCTTCCTGACCCGCATCGCGATTCTCGGGATGCTCGTGGGCGTGGTGCTGTTCGTCCTGGGCTGGACCCACCTGCGCCTGCTCGCGTTCCCCCTGGCGTTCCTGCTCCTGATGATTCCGTTGCCGGCCCTCCTCTTCAACCAGATCGCCCTCCCGCTGCAGCTGCTGGCGTCGCAGGTCGGCGAAGCCGGGCTCCGCGCCTATGGCGTGCCCGTGCTGCGTGAAGGCAACGTGATGCTGCTCGCGAACACGACGCTCGAGGTCGCCGAGGCGTGCAGCGGAATCCGATCCCTCATCTCGCTCCTGACGCTGGGCATCGTCTACGGCTACTTCATGGACTCCCGACCGTGGGTACGCTGGCTCCTGGCCCTGGCCACCGTGCCGATTGCCGTCTTCACCAATGGCCTCCGCGTGGCCGGGACCGGCATCGCCGCGCACACGTTCGGTCCGGCCGCTGCCGAGGGATTCCTCCACACGTTCTCCGGGTGGCTGGTGTTCGTGTCCGCGCTGGCGCTCCTCTTCGGGCTGAGGGAAGTGGTCATCCGCCTGACGCCGGATCGCGACCTGCCTGACCCCATCGTGCGATCGGTGGAGGCGTCGTGA
- a CDS encoding PEP-CTERM sorting domain-containing protein: MAVSAALAGAVLVLGAARADAAVMGFSCITNNAAQSCAIGQSQLTAELVDLGNGTVEFLFKNTGSSAASITQIYFDQPTPSIMGLSSMTGSNGVNFTQINKNLPGGNGIGFTATNGVGSRPPVVPNGINPGEWLKLTFTLSQGSTFASLLTNLATGDLRIGMHVQAIGQLENSESFVNQQVVPEPSTMLLLGTGLAAAAARRRKRQQQAAQE, from the coding sequence ATGGCCGTCTCGGCCGCCCTGGCGGGCGCCGTCCTGGTGCTCGGCGCGGCCCGCGCCGACGCGGCGGTGATGGGCTTTTCGTGCATCACCAACAACGCCGCCCAAAGCTGCGCCATCGGACAGTCCCAGCTCACGGCTGAGCTCGTCGACCTCGGCAACGGCACCGTGGAGTTCCTGTTCAAGAACACGGGATCGTCGGCCGCATCGATCACGCAGATCTACTTCGACCAGCCGACGCCGAGCATCATGGGCCTCAGCTCGATGACGGGCTCGAACGGCGTGAATTTCACGCAAATCAACAAGAACCTGCCCGGCGGCAACGGCATCGGCTTCACGGCCACCAACGGCGTCGGCTCGCGCCCGCCGGTCGTCCCGAACGGCATCAACCCCGGCGAATGGCTGAAGCTCACCTTCACCCTCAGCCAGGGCTCCACCTTCGCAAGCCTGCTGACGAACCTGGCCACCGGCGATCTCCGGATCGGCATGCACGTGCAGGCCATCGGCCAGCTGGAGAACTCCGAGTCGTTCGTCAACCAGCAGGTCGTGCCCGAGCCGTCCACGATGCTCCTGCTCGGCACGGGCCTGGCGGCCGCGGCTGCCAGGCGCCGCAAGCGGCAGCAGCAAGCGGCCCAGGAGTAG